A genomic window from Elaeis guineensis isolate ETL-2024a chromosome 3, EG11, whole genome shotgun sequence includes:
- the LOC140856551 gene encoding uncharacterized protein, translating to MGRSEMDGRCKRHPEHRQSKGVCPFCLREKLSHISATSSTTTTNASSTSSYSSDSNLSSSINSPPHRDAKTTRLFLLLKRNTSRSKPLRKSRSLAFVMRENKEEDKRKQKEEGRKEKDKKKKRRRKKKGSFWSQLMIGSDRRKKVDGSLSHSKTTKEKSSAKWVLF from the coding sequence atgggAAGGTCAGAGATGGATGGCAGGTGCAAGAGGCATCCAGAGCACAGGCAGTCCAAAGGGGTATGTCCCTTCTGCCTCAGAGAGAAGCTCTCTCATATCTCAGCTACGTCTTCTACAACCACCACCAATgcttcttctacctcttcatacTCTTCCGACTCCAATCTCTCTTCTTCAATTAACTCCCCTCCTCACCGAGACGCCAAGACCACAAGGCTCTTCCTTCTGCTCAAAAGAAACACCAGCAGGTCCAAACCGCTGAGGAAGAGTCGATCCTTGGCTTTTGTGATGAGAGAGAACAAGGAAGAAGACAAGAGGAAGCAGaaagaagaggggagaaaggagaaagacaagaagaagaagaggaggaggaagaagaaaggaaGTTTCTGGTCTCAACTCATGATTGGTTCAGACAGGAGAAAAAAGGTGGATGGAAGCTTGTCGCACTCCAAGACCACGAAGGAGAAGTCCTCTGCCAAGTGGGTCTTGTTCTGA